A single Desulfuromonas sp. DNA region contains:
- the glyS gene encoding glycine--tRNA ligase subunit beta — MSAELFLEIGTEEIPAGFLPRATADLKRLLGKELNGARLPHGEMRTFATPRRIAIAIADVADHQERQEVTLSGPPVSAAFDGDGNPTKAAIGFAKKNGVEVDQLQRITTDKGEYLFISQVLEGRPTAELLPEMLPRVIGAIPFQKSMRWKDLDVRFARPMHWIVALYGGQTVPFGFGSLASGNTSYGHRFLAPGPFTVGGLDDYLAQTEKAYVIADAGRRKAMIAEQVARIAAEEKGELLEDEELLEEVTNLVEYPVALAGSFEEKYLELPRELLITTMREHQRYFSLVDAKGKLLPRFITVSNNRVDDPAVVVQGNERVIRPRLSDAMFFYEKDQKVPLESRLEALKNVVYQAKLGTSFEKVERFRTLALGLARQFEP, encoded by the coding sequence ATGTCCGCTGAACTGTTTTTGGAAATAGGCACCGAAGAGATCCCTGCCGGTTTTCTCCCCCGGGCCACCGCCGACCTGAAGCGGCTGCTCGGCAAGGAGCTGAATGGTGCCCGCCTTCCCCATGGCGAGATGCGCACCTTCGCCACCCCCCGGCGCATCGCCATCGCCATCGCCGACGTGGCCGACCACCAGGAACGGCAGGAAGTCACCCTCTCCGGCCCCCCGGTCAGCGCCGCCTTCGACGGCGACGGCAACCCGACCAAGGCTGCGATCGGCTTCGCCAAGAAGAACGGCGTTGAGGTCGACCAGCTGCAGCGCATCACCACGGACAAGGGGGAGTATCTCTTCATCTCCCAGGTCCTCGAAGGGCGTCCCACCGCCGAGCTGCTGCCCGAGATGCTCCCCAGGGTGATCGGCGCCATCCCCTTCCAGAAGTCGATGCGCTGGAAAGACCTCGACGTACGCTTCGCCCGCCCCATGCACTGGATCGTCGCCCTCTACGGCGGCCAGACCGTCCCCTTCGGCTTCGGCAGCCTGGCCAGCGGCAATACCTCCTACGGGCACCGCTTCCTGGCCCCCGGTCCCTTCACCGTCGGCGGCCTTGACGACTACCTGGCTCAAACAGAGAAGGCCTATGTCATCGCCGATGCCGGGCGGCGCAAGGCGATGATCGCCGAGCAGGTCGCCCGCATTGCTGCCGAGGAGAAGGGCGAACTCCTTGAGGATGAGGAACTCCTCGAGGAGGTCACCAACCTTGTCGAGTATCCGGTGGCCTTGGCCGGCTCCTTCGAAGAGAAGTACCTGGAACTGCCGCGCGAGCTGCTGATCACCACCATGCGCGAGCACCAGCGCTACTTCAGCCTGGTTGACGCAAAAGGCAAGCTGCTGCCGCGCTTCATCACCGTCTCCAACAACCGGGTCGACGACCCGGCGGTTGTGGTCCAGGGCAACGAGCGGGTCATCCGGCCCCGGCTTTCGGACGCCATGTTCTTCTACGAGAAGGACCAGAAGGTTCCCCTGGAGAGCCGCCTCGAGGCACTCAAGAACGTGGTCTACCAGGCCAAGCTCGGCACCAGTTTTGAGAAGGTCGAGCGTTTCCGCACCCTGGCCCTCGGCTTGGCCCGCCAGTTCGAGCC
- the glyQ gene encoding glycine--tRNA ligase subunit alpha, with translation MTFQELILALQNYWAQQGCIIQQPYDIEKGAGTFNPATFLRSLGPEPWNVAYVEPSRRPTDGRYGENPNRLQHYYQFQVILKPSPENIQDLYLDSLKSFGIDPSRHDIRFVEDDWESPTLGAWGLGWEVWLDGMEITQFTYFQQCGGIDLNPIPGEITYGCERIAMYIQGVDNVYDLEWVKGIKYGDVHHQTEVEFSTYNFEEADTGMLFQLFDMYEKECARLAEKELVFPAYDFVLKCSHAFNLLDARGAISVTERAHYIGRVRNLSRLCAQGYVAQREKLGFPLLKNK, from the coding sequence GTGACATTTCAAGAACTGATCCTTGCACTGCAGAACTACTGGGCGCAGCAGGGTTGCATCATCCAGCAGCCCTACGACATCGAGAAGGGCGCCGGCACCTTCAACCCCGCCACTTTTCTGCGCTCCCTGGGGCCCGAGCCGTGGAACGTCGCCTATGTCGAGCCCTCCCGGCGCCCCACCGACGGCCGTTACGGCGAGAACCCCAACCGCCTGCAGCACTACTACCAGTTCCAGGTCATCCTCAAGCCGTCGCCGGAGAATATTCAGGACCTCTACCTCGACTCCCTGAAGAGCTTCGGCATCGACCCGTCCAGGCACGATATCCGCTTCGTCGAGGATGACTGGGAATCGCCGACCCTCGGCGCCTGGGGGCTCGGCTGGGAGGTGTGGCTCGACGGCATGGAGATCACCCAGTTCACCTACTTTCAGCAGTGCGGTGGCATCGACCTCAATCCGATTCCCGGGGAGATCACCTACGGCTGCGAACGCATCGCCATGTACATTCAAGGGGTCGACAACGTGTACGACCTGGAGTGGGTAAAGGGGATCAAGTACGGAGACGTCCACCACCAGACCGAGGTCGAGTTCTCGACCTACAACTTCGAAGAGGCCGACACCGGCATGCTCTTTCAGCTCTTCGACATGTACGAGAAGGAGTGCGCCCGTCTTGCGGAGAAAGAACTGGTCTTCCCGGCCTACGATTTCGTCCTCAAGTGCTCCCACGCCTTCAACCTGCTCGACGCTCGGGGCGCGATCTCGGTCACCGAGCGAGCCCACTACATCGGCCGGGTGCGCAACCTGTCACGCCTCTGCGCCCAGGGCTACGTCGCCCAGCGCGAAAAACTCGGGTTCCCGCTGCTCAAAAACAAGTAG
- the recO gene encoding DNA repair protein RecO, whose protein sequence is MQEQRSEAIVLGHLDYGEADRIVTFYTPDQGLLKGFARGARKSRRRFGAALEPFARIRLHWAQSRGGLAALREAELIDLHAGLRSDLVALALAGYGCELVETFCGEGQGHGEAFGLLGAFLDHLDRSGGSRQARLLIELRVLALAGYVPHFLHCSECGASLEGGPVDFEAARGGSLCAACRTGGGGVRVDLRTLGTLARSLKVPVDRFEGFRLSARTQEEGGKILANALQPHLPRPLKTLPFLERILAGEAPR, encoded by the coding sequence ATGCAGGAACAAAGATCGGAAGCGATCGTGCTCGGCCACCTCGATTACGGCGAGGCGGATCGTATCGTGACCTTCTACACTCCCGACCAGGGTCTCCTTAAAGGGTTCGCCCGCGGAGCCCGCAAGAGCCGCAGGCGCTTCGGCGCCGCCCTGGAGCCTTTCGCCCGCATCCGCCTGCACTGGGCGCAGTCCCGCGGCGGCCTAGCCGCCCTGCGGGAGGCCGAACTGATCGATCTGCACGCGGGCTTGCGCAGCGACCTTGTCGCCCTGGCCCTGGCCGGCTACGGCTGCGAGCTGGTCGAAACATTCTGCGGGGAGGGGCAGGGACACGGCGAGGCGTTCGGGCTGCTGGGAGCTTTTCTCGACCACCTCGATCGCAGCGGCGGGTCGCGCCAGGCCCGCCTGCTCATCGAATTGAGGGTCCTGGCCTTGGCCGGGTACGTTCCTCATTTCCTGCATTGCTCCGAATGCGGAGCGTCCCTCGAGGGCGGACCGGTCGACTTCGAGGCCGCCCGGGGCGGAAGCCTGTGCGCCGCCTGCCGGACCGGAGGGGGGGGGGTGAGGGTCGACCTGCGGACCCTGGGCACCCTGGCCCGTTCTCTGAAAGTCCCGGTGGACCGCTTCGAGGGTTTCCGCCTCAGCGCCCGGACCCAGGAGGAGGGGGGGAAGATCCTGGCCAACGCCCTGCAGCCCCACCTGCCCCGTCCGCTGAAAACCCTTCCTTTTCTGGAACGGATCCTGGCCGGGGAAGCGCCCCGGTGA
- the mgtE gene encoding magnesium transporter produces the protein MEQKLQILLDTVKKLLRRGAYPNLTKVLSKSHPADIAHLFRYLDLKQQRILFNLIGDREMAASVLAELEHATGAQLLEQLEKERIIEVLQEMPYDDAVDIIRNMPEELAEEVLLTMEDEHSEEIEELLKYGEDTAGGIMATEFFSLREELTVQEAIAALQEAQDVEMVFYLYVTDDHGHLVGVLSLRQLLTVPPATRLQDIMATDVISVRTDMDQEEVAHQVAKYNILAIPVVDEGNKLMGIITVDDVIDVLREEATEDIFKMAGASEEELLYGYKSFKIARLRLPWLITNLFGGVITGYLMWLFKVTLKEVIALISFIPVITGMGGNVGGQSATIVVRGFATGRIDISTMRQVFLKELRVGLIMGTVCGLTIGVIAYGWHHNPYLGLVVGLAMVTAMTVAATMGVLAPTFFKRLGIDPAIASTPFVQTANDITGILIYFGTATLFLSNLR, from the coding sequence ATGGAACAAAAACTACAGATTCTCCTCGATACGGTCAAAAAGCTCCTCCGCCGGGGCGCCTACCCCAACCTCACCAAGGTCCTCTCCAAGTCCCATCCCGCCGATATCGCCCATCTCTTCCGCTACCTCGACCTGAAGCAGCAGCGCATCCTCTTCAACCTGATCGGGGATCGGGAGATGGCGGCCTCCGTTCTGGCCGAGCTCGAGCACGCCACCGGCGCCCAGCTTCTGGAGCAGCTCGAGAAGGAGAGGATCATCGAGGTCCTCCAGGAGATGCCCTACGACGACGCGGTCGACATCATCCGCAACATGCCCGAGGAGCTCGCCGAGGAGGTCCTCCTGACCATGGAGGACGAGCACTCGGAGGAGATCGAGGAGCTCCTCAAGTACGGGGAGGATACCGCCGGCGGCATCATGGCGACCGAATTCTTCTCCCTTCGTGAGGAGCTGACCGTCCAGGAGGCCATCGCCGCTCTGCAGGAGGCCCAGGACGTGGAGATGGTCTTTTATCTCTACGTCACCGACGACCATGGCCACCTGGTCGGGGTCCTCTCGCTGCGCCAGCTCCTTACCGTGCCTCCGGCGACCCGGCTTCAGGACATCATGGCCACCGACGTGATCAGCGTCCGCACCGACATGGACCAGGAGGAGGTGGCCCACCAGGTGGCCAAGTACAACATCCTGGCAATTCCCGTTGTCGATGAGGGCAACAAGCTGATGGGGATCATCACTGTCGATGACGTCATCGACGTTCTGCGCGAGGAAGCCACCGAGGATATCTTCAAGATGGCCGGGGCGAGCGAGGAAGAGCTCCTCTACGGCTACAAATCCTTCAAAATCGCCCGGCTGCGCCTGCCCTGGCTGATTACCAACCTGTTCGGGGGGGTGATCACCGGCTACCTCATGTGGCTGTTCAAGGTGACCCTCAAGGAGGTCATCGCCCTGATCTCCTTCATCCCCGTCATCACCGGCATGGGGGGCAACGTCGGAGGGCAGTCGGCGACCATCGTGGTCCGGGGCTTTGCCACCGGGCGCATCGATATCTCAACCATGCGTCAGGTCTTTCTCAAGGAGCTGCGGGTCGGGCTCATCATGGGGACCGTGTGCGGCCTGACCATCGGGGTGATCGCCTACGGCTGGCATCATAATCCCTATCTCGGGCTGGTGGTCGGCCTGGCGATGGTCACCGCCATGACCGTCGCGGCGACCATGGGGGTTCTGGCCCCGACCTTCTTCAAGCGCCTCGGCATCGACCCGGCCATCGCCTCCACCCCCTTCGTCCAGACCGCCAACGACATCACCGGCATCCTGATCTATTTCGGCACTGCGACCCTCTTCCTCAGCAACCTGCGCTGA
- a CDS encoding type II secretion system protein: MNPLPILTSQRGVTLLTVLVMVVVMGLAAGMAGSTWRTVVQQAKEEELLFRGGQYRSAIESYYNGKAGGKAQQYPTSLEDLVEDPRFGETTRHLRKLFPDPMTGGEWIPIRQGGTITGVPGPTIGIGGIIGVRSSSDLKPFKKDGFSEEFEGFAQSSSYSEWEFVFRPKKKTPAQPLLPKAKGT, from the coding sequence ATGAACCCTTTGCCGATTCTCACCAGCCAGCGCGGCGTAACCCTTCTGACGGTCCTGGTCATGGTCGTGGTCATGGGCCTTGCGGCGGGTATGGCCGGTTCGACCTGGCGCACCGTCGTGCAGCAGGCCAAGGAGGAGGAGCTCCTCTTTCGCGGCGGCCAGTACCGCAGCGCCATCGAGAGCTACTACAACGGAAAGGCTGGTGGGAAGGCGCAGCAGTATCCCACGTCCCTCGAAGACCTGGTCGAGGATCCCCGCTTCGGTGAGACCACGCGGCACCTGCGCAAGCTCTTCCCCGACCCCATGACAGGGGGGGAATGGATCCCGATTCGCCAGGGCGGCACCATCACCGGGGTGCCCGGGCCGACGATCGGTATCGGAGGGATCATCGGGGTGCGCAGCTCCAGCGACCTGAAGCCTTTCAAGAAGGACGGCTTTTCGGAGGAGTTCGAAGGCTTCGCCCAGTCGTCGAGTTACAGCGAGTGGGAGTTCGTCTTCCGGCCAAAGAAGAAGACGCCGGCGCAGCCTCTCCTCCCCAAGGCGAAGGGGACCTAG
- a CDS encoding DUF1318 domain-containing protein: protein MKRLVRIIGVFSVLAVISCVTINIYFPAEDVRDAADQIVDEVWGDRPGPAGEELPPAAEGVGPGSSLRLLLQPGAAHAAQDIEVSTPEIRAIKSSIKERSNALFAFLGSGHVGIGSDGLLKIRSTEGLGLKGRGEASRLVSAENADRLRLYDEIARANGFPEQVAEVQAVFAESWREKAASGWYLEGPDGAWSRRQ from the coding sequence ATGAAAAGGCTTGTCCGCATCATTGGCGTTTTTTCCGTGCTGGCGGTAATCTCCTGTGTTACGATCAACATCTACTTCCCCGCCGAAGATGTGCGCGATGCCGCGGATCAGATCGTTGACGAGGTCTGGGGCGATCGCCCGGGCCCGGCCGGAGAGGAACTTCCCCCCGCGGCCGAGGGGGTCGGCCCCGGCAGTTCCCTGCGCCTGCTTCTACAGCCCGGTGCGGCCCATGCCGCCCAGGACATCGAAGTCAGCACTCCTGAGATCAGGGCCATCAAGTCGTCGATCAAGGAACGCTCGAATGCGCTCTTCGCCTTTCTCGGTTCCGGTCACGTGGGGATCGGCTCCGACGGCCTGCTCAAGATCCGCAGTACCGAGGGGCTGGGGCTCAAGGGCCGGGGGGAGGCCAGTCGCCTGGTCTCCGCGGAGAACGCCGACCGGCTGCGGCTCTACGATGAGATCGCCCGGGCCAACGGTTTCCCGGAACAGGTGGCCGAGGTTCAGGCCGTCTTTGCTGAATCGTGGCGGGAGAAGGCGGCTTCCGGATGGTACCTGGAGGGGCCGGACGGCGCCTGGAGCCGCAGACAATAA
- a CDS encoding NAD(P)-dependent oxidoreductase — protein sequence MIKKIGFVGLGTVGRYLATNLMKGHYDLTVFDSNPEEMRALENRGAKGASDPAEAARDRDMVIVILSEKEQMQAAIYGEKGILKGIAADTILVDMGTHSLEATLKLAEEAARRRVMFLEAPVWGTREHAADGLVTLLVGGDPALLGRCREAFSHFALNIINVGNLGDGTRMKYVVNLVQAELMEALAEGLVLGNKLGFSAEKVLEVLESGGVASPLFTAKGRSISRGDFSRNLALKYVFEGLQQAKGVAREADLDLPGADAASLVYARAVESGRGEEDFSAVVKVLRE from the coding sequence ATGATCAAGAAGATCGGTTTTGTCGGGCTCGGAACGGTCGGCAGGTATCTGGCGACCAACCTGATGAAGGGGCATTACGACCTCACGGTTTTCGATTCCAATCCCGAGGAGATGCGGGCCCTGGAAAACCGGGGCGCCAAGGGGGCTTCCGACCCCGCGGAGGCGGCCCGGGACAGGGACATGGTGATCGTTATTCTGTCCGAAAAAGAGCAAATGCAGGCCGCGATCTATGGCGAAAAGGGAATCCTGAAAGGGATTGCCGCCGACACTATCCTCGTCGATATGGGCACTCATTCCCTGGAGGCCACCCTGAAACTCGCCGAGGAGGCCGCCCGGCGCCGGGTGATGTTCCTCGAAGCCCCGGTTTGGGGTACCCGGGAGCATGCCGCCGACGGCCTGGTCACCCTTCTGGTCGGTGGCGATCCCGCTCTTTTGGGCCGTTGCCGGGAAGCATTCTCCCATTTCGCTCTCAACATTATCAACGTCGGCAACTTGGGCGACGGGACCCGCATGAAGTACGTGGTCAACCTCGTTCAGGCGGAGCTGATGGAGGCCCTCGCCGAGGGTCTCGTGCTCGGCAACAAGCTCGGGTTCAGTGCCGAGAAGGTTCTGGAAGTGCTCGAGTCGGGCGGGGTCGCCTCGCCCCTGTTCACCGCGAAGGGGCGCTCCATCTCCCGGGGCGACTTCTCGCGCAATCTGGCTCTGAAGTACGTCTTCGAGGGATTGCAGCAGGCCAAGGGCGTGGCCCGGGAGGCGGACCTTGATCTGCCGGGGGCCGACGCGGCGAGCCTGGTTTATGCACGGGCGGTTGAGAGTGGCCGGGGGGAAGAGGACTTCTCGGCGGTGGTGAAGGTGCTGCGGGAATAA
- a CDS encoding putative Ig domain-containing protein, producing the protein MLAGADGTAAMEGVTITGRRLNAAGALGCTDSPLLAVVQYPGELVVGVPETLEAISINCGAAVGPVSVDDAHGGMVQLADDGVAPDQAAGDGVFVGTWTPTSGSDRLTFSSPAGSETFDLPPLEMVPVALYHGSVEKPFSVFLQAEGGQPPYAWSLTWGSLPPGLVLDGASGEIAGTPEASGVYAFSVQAGDTLGATAGADLSLVVNSEFELWSRHHAEGYENFGAGVAVLPDGSIVVAGKASGNILLLKYDGDGNLLWSRTFDRSLGGGANDLAVDAAGAIYVAARVYGTQDNDFSTVKFDPQGELLWQRTYDGGAAEEGVGIALDGEGGVYVTGPSGDWGQYDFLTVKYDEDGNQLWARSYDSGAEDEAVAVAADASGVYVAGTVFISTQDLGNGTVVRKYDLEGNLLWSGSYGLAGYGSFGSDLELDGGGNLYLAGECRLGPGSSDFLVVKIGAGGNQLWARGYDHLSDEYAEGVGVDPRGRVHVTGVVWNGADHDVLTISYDAAGNRLGVNGYGGEGYDYGYAVAADGLGGIVVTGRAADDSVLTVKYLDAFGIGTLQVANGQQGVPYAQELVAAQGVPPYTWSLAAGSLPPGLSLDGAGATITGVPTEQGDFTFTLQATDAAAATASRAYTISVYQGLQIVTASLPSAFYQASYQQTLAGSGGLPPYAWTIAAGVLPEGLLLDAASGELGGVPLETGSFDFTVRLTDVNGFTAARAFSLPVGYAPLSVTTSAPPPAPQGASYSEPLAASGGLPPYAWTLTGGALPAGLALDGVSGVIAGTASELGTYAFTVEVADARAVTATCALSITVSSEPVIQTASLPWGIAVAPYAQTLEAAGGTPPYAWTLIGGSLPTGLALDATSGELAGTPAERGPFAFTAAVADGQFSSSRELSLEVRGPPHLDWVQAYSGWGERLALGPAGNIYVLGEYTLLKYTAAGVLLWSASWEACEGARLTVAADGSVYVAGNNIQTPQDLILAKYDSAGGQLWLRHHGNNVEARGVALGPQGQVYVLGVGRYASSPSFVVTFAAAGTPLGEEVLTEFYYYGIATDTGGDIYLTGKLVGGGPLIARYGPSWEMRWWRNLPSTSGEHLTVDADGNVFVIGYSRLYKYSGGGSLRWSRSLPGSGQGYGLALGSEGHIYVAQDRDDHCGIALYDPDGNELWTELSPDRRFCKAIAVDGQDNFYTAGSEYNGHGWDIRTRKYLAYAPPLEATGPALAAARAGTPYTAELVAGGWPPIAWELVAVALPAGLSADTAGSLAGTPEQAGSYAFTLQATDADDQQATGSYTLEVAPDADFTAAPLAGEASLPVSFTDASLGGPTAWIWDFGDGGSSSEQNPVHVYAAPGVYSVSLTATAGGAADTVTLTDLISVQACGSGPVRLSAGGDYADIPSALSAALDGDTVMLLDQVFDGDVVFDSSGDFVTLRGGYGCGFDEPPGSESTLNGSLKVRGGSLKLDRLRIR; encoded by the coding sequence ATGCTCGCCGGCGCCGATGGGACCGCCGCCATGGAGGGGGTGACGATCACCGGCCGGCGCCTCAACGCCGCCGGCGCCCTTGGCTGCACCGACAGCCCTCTGCTCGCGGTCGTCCAGTACCCGGGGGAGCTGGTCGTCGGGGTGCCGGAGACCCTCGAGGCGATCAGCATCAACTGCGGTGCGGCCGTCGGCCCGGTCTCGGTCGACGACGCCCACGGCGGGATGGTCCAGCTGGCCGATGACGGCGTCGCCCCCGACCAGGCCGCCGGCGACGGGGTCTTTGTCGGGACCTGGACTCCCACCAGCGGCAGCGACCGGCTGACCTTCTCATCGCCGGCGGGCAGCGAGACCTTCGACCTGCCCCCCCTGGAGATGGTCCCCGTCGCCCTCTACCACGGCTCGGTAGAGAAGCCCTTCAGCGTCTTCCTGCAGGCCGAGGGCGGACAGCCCCCCTACGCCTGGTCGCTGACCTGGGGGTCCCTGCCCCCCGGCCTGGTCCTCGACGGCGCCAGCGGCGAGATCGCCGGTACCCCGGAGGCGAGCGGCGTCTACGCTTTCTCGGTCCAGGCCGGCGACACCCTCGGCGCGACCGCCGGCGCCGACCTGAGCCTGGTCGTCAACAGCGAATTCGAGCTCTGGAGCCGGCACCACGCCGAGGGGTACGAGAACTTCGGCGCCGGGGTCGCCGTCCTGCCCGATGGCAGCATCGTGGTGGCGGGGAAGGCCAGCGGCAACATCCTGTTGCTCAAGTACGACGGGGACGGCAACCTCCTCTGGTCGCGGACCTTCGACCGCAGCCTCGGCGGTGGGGCCAACGACCTGGCGGTCGACGCCGCCGGGGCGATCTACGTCGCGGCAAGGGTCTACGGCACCCAGGACAATGATTTTTCCACCGTCAAGTTCGACCCGCAGGGGGAGTTGCTCTGGCAGCGCACCTACGACGGTGGCGCGGCAGAGGAGGGGGTGGGGATCGCCCTCGACGGGGAGGGTGGGGTCTACGTCACCGGCCCCAGCGGTGACTGGGGGCAGTACGACTTTCTGACGGTTAAGTACGATGAAGACGGCAATCAGCTCTGGGCCCGCAGCTACGACAGCGGTGCGGAGGACGAGGCGGTGGCGGTGGCGGCGGATGCCAGCGGAGTCTATGTCGCCGGCACCGTCTTCATCTCCACCCAGGACCTCGGCAACGGCACCGTGGTCCGCAAGTACGACCTGGAGGGCAACCTGCTCTGGTCCGGCAGCTACGGCCTTGCCGGTTACGGCAGCTTCGGCTCCGACCTGGAGCTCGACGGGGGCGGCAACCTCTATCTCGCCGGCGAGTGTCGCCTGGGGCCGGGATCGAGCGACTTTCTGGTCGTCAAGATCGGCGCCGGTGGCAACCAGCTCTGGGCCAGGGGCTACGACCACCTTTCCGACGAGTACGCCGAGGGCGTGGGGGTCGACCCCCGCGGCAGGGTGCACGTGACCGGGGTGGTCTGGAACGGCGCCGACCACGACGTGCTGACCATCAGCTACGACGCCGCCGGCAACCGGCTGGGGGTCAACGGCTACGGCGGCGAGGGTTATGATTATGGGTACGCCGTCGCCGCCGACGGCCTGGGCGGCATCGTCGTGACCGGCCGTGCCGCCGACGACAGCGTGCTCACCGTCAAGTACCTCGACGCCTTCGGAATCGGCACCCTGCAGGTCGCCAACGGCCAGCAGGGCGTCCCCTATGCGCAGGAGCTGGTCGCCGCCCAGGGCGTACCCCCCTACACCTGGAGCCTGGCCGCCGGCAGCCTCCCCCCCGGCCTGTCCCTGGACGGCGCCGGCGCGACCATCACCGGGGTGCCGACCGAGCAGGGCGACTTCACCTTCACCCTGCAGGCCACCGATGCCGCCGCGGCCACCGCCAGCCGCGCCTACACCATCAGCGTCTACCAGGGGCTGCAGATCGTCACCGCCTCCCTCCCATCCGCCTTCTACCAGGCCTCCTACCAGCAGACCCTGGCCGGCAGCGGCGGCCTGCCCCCCTACGCCTGGACGATCGCGGCCGGCGTCCTCCCCGAGGGGCTGCTCCTCGACGCCGCCAGCGGCGAGCTCGGTGGCGTCCCCCTCGAGACGGGGAGCTTCGACTTTACCGTGCGGCTGACCGACGTCAACGGCTTTACGGCCGCGCGGGCCTTTTCCCTGCCCGTCGGCTACGCCCCCCTGTCGGTGACGACCTCTGCCCCGCCGCCCGCCCCGCAGGGGGCGAGCTACAGCGAACCCCTCGCCGCCAGCGGCGGCCTGCCCCCATACGCCTGGACGCTGACCGGCGGTGCCCTGCCGGCGGGCCTGGCCCTCGACGGCGTCAGCGGGGTGATCGCCGGGACCGCCAGCGAGCTCGGCACCTATGCCTTCACCGTCGAGGTCGCCGACGCCCGGGCCGTCACTGCTACATGCGCCCTGAGCATCACCGTTTCCAGCGAGCCGGTGATCCAAACCGCCTCACTGCCCTGGGGCATCGCCGTCGCGCCCTATGCCCAGACCCTCGAGGCGGCCGGGGGGACGCCCCCATACGCCTGGACGCTTATCGGCGGGAGCCTGCCCACCGGCCTCGCCCTCGACGCCACCAGTGGCGAGCTCGCCGGCACCCCCGCTGAGCGGGGGCCGTTCGCCTTCACCGCGGCGGTCGCCGACGGCCAGTTCTCCTCCAGCCGGGAATTGAGCCTCGAGGTGCGCGGCCCCCCCCATCTGGACTGGGTCCAGGCCTATTCGGGGTGGGGGGAACGTCTCGCCCTCGGCCCCGCTGGCAACATTTACGTCCTCGGCGAGTACACCCTGCTTAAGTACACCGCCGCCGGCGTCCTGCTCTGGAGCGCGTCCTGGGAGGCCTGTGAGGGCGCACGGCTGACCGTGGCCGCCGATGGCAGCGTCTACGTGGCCGGGAACAACATCCAGACTCCCCAAGACCTGATCCTCGCCAAGTACGACTCCGCCGGCGGCCAGCTCTGGCTCCGCCACCATGGCAACAACGTCGAGGCGCGGGGGGTCGCTCTCGGCCCGCAGGGGCAGGTCTACGTCCTCGGCGTCGGCCGCTACGCGAGTTCCCCTTCTTTCGTTGTCACCTTCGCCGCCGCCGGCACCCCTCTCGGCGAGGAGGTCTTAACGGAATTCTACTACTACGGCATTGCCACCGACACCGGCGGGGACATCTACCTCACTGGCAAGCTGGTCGGCGGGGGCCCTCTGATCGCACGCTACGGCCCCTCCTGGGAGATGCGGTGGTGGCGGAACCTGCCCTCCACCAGCGGCGAGCACCTGACCGTCGACGCCGACGGCAACGTCTTCGTCATCGGCTATTCCAGGCTCTACAAGTACAGTGGCGGCGGGAGCCTGCGCTGGTCCCGGAGCCTGCCGGGATCAGGCCAGGGCTACGGCCTCGCCCTGGGGAGCGAGGGGCATATCTACGTCGCGCAGGACCGGGACGACCACTGCGGCATCGCCCTGTACGATCCCGACGGCAACGAGCTGTGGACCGAGCTCTCCCCTGACCGGCGCTTCTGCAAGGCGATTGCCGTCGATGGGCAGGACAACTTCTACACCGCCGGCAGCGAGTATAACGGCCACGGCTGGGATATCAGGACCCGCAAGTACCTCGCTTACGCCCCCCCCCTGGAGGCGACCGGCCCGGCCTTGGCCGCGGCCCGGGCCGGAACCCCCTACACGGCGGAGCTGGTCGCCGGGGGCTGGCCGCCCATCGCCTGGGAATTGGTCGCCGTGGCGCTGCCGGCCGGGCTGTCCGCCGACACCGCCGGCAGCCTCGCCGGCACCCCGGAGCAGGCGGGCAGCTATGCCTTCACCTTGCAGGCCACCGACGCCGACGACCAGCAGGCGACGGGGAGCTATACCCTCGAGGTCGCCCCGGACGCCGACTTCACGGCGGCGCCCCTGGCCGGGGAGGCCTCCCTGCCGGTCAGCTTCACCGACGCCAGCCTCGGCGGCCCGACCGCCTGGATCTGGGACTTCGGGGACGGCGGCAGCAGCAGCGAACAGAACCCCGTCCACGTCTACGCCGCTCCCGGGGTCTACAGCGTCTCCCTCACCGCTACCGCCGGGGGGGCCGCCGACACTGTCACCCTGACCGACCTGATCAGCGTCCAGGCCTGCGGCAGCGGCCCGGTCCGCCTCTCGGCGGGGGGCGACTATGCCGACATCCCCTCGGCCCTCTCCGCCGCCCTCGACGGAGACACGGTAATGCTCCTGGATCAGGTCTTTGACGGGGACGTTGTTTTCGACTCCTCGGGGGACTTTGTTACCCTGCGCGGAGGGTACGGCTGTGGTTTCGATGAGCCTCCCGGCAGCGAGTCGACCCTCAATGGCAGTTTGAAAGTCAGAGGAGGTTCTCTTAAGTTGGACCGTCTACGAATCCGTTAG